From Pagrus major chromosome 9, Pma_NU_1.0, the proteins below share one genomic window:
- the LOC141002341 gene encoding ras-related protein Rab-33B isoform X1: protein MAIENKPGDEFDTVFSQNDSLELASHRDYEPAQARIFKLIVIGDSNVGKTCLTYRFCGGTFLKNPEATIGVDFRERTLDLDGEIIKLQIWDTAGQERFRKSMVEHYYRSVHAVIFVYDVTSLSSFESIPEWIEECRRHSVGPMVPRIMVGNKCDLRDRREVPTSTAQRLADSYNFPLFETSAKDPAERDNVDAIFLTLAYRLKSHKPMRLKQLSESRQLWDQREREAGTCEC, encoded by the exons ATGGCAATAGAAAACAAACCTGGGGACGAATTTGACACCGTTTTCAGTCAAAATGACTCTTTAGAGCTCGCGTCGCACCGCGATTATGAGCCTGCACAGGCTCGCATCTTCAAGTTAATCGTCATTGGAGATTCAAACGTGGGGAAGACGTGTTTGACTTACAGATTCTGCGGGGGAACTTTCCTGAAAAACCCGGAGGCAACGATCGGGGTCGATTTCAGAGAGAGGACGCTGGATCTCGATGGGGAGATCATCAAG TTGCAGATCTGGGACACGGCCGGTCAGGAGCGCTTCAGGAAGAGCATGGTGGAGCACTACTACCGCAGCGTCCATGCGGTCATCTTCGTGTACGACGTGACCAGCCTCTCCTCCTTCGAGAGCATCCCCGAGTGGATTGAGGAGTGCCGCCGACACTCTGTGGGGCCCATGGTGCCGCGCATCATGGTGGGCAACAAGTGTGACCTGAGGGACCGCCGGGAGGTCCCCACCTCAACTGCACAGCGTCTTGCTGACAGCTACAACTTCCCACTGTTTGAGACTTCAGCCAAAGACCCTGCTGAGAGGGACAATGTTGATGCTATCTTTCTGACTCTGGCTTATAGACTCAAGAGCCACAAACCCATGAGACTGAAGCAGCTGAGCGAGAGCAGGCAGCTGTGGGACCAGAGAGAGCGGGAAGCAGGAACTTGTGAATGCTGA
- the LOC141002341 gene encoding ras-related protein Rab-33B isoform X2, whose translation MAIENKPGDEFDTVFSQNDSLELASHRDYEPAQARIFKLIVIGDSNVGKTCLTYRFCGGTFLKNPEATIGVDFRERTLDLDGEIIKIWDTAGQERFRKSMVEHYYRSVHAVIFVYDVTSLSSFESIPEWIEECRRHSVGPMVPRIMVGNKCDLRDRREVPTSTAQRLADSYNFPLFETSAKDPAERDNVDAIFLTLAYRLKSHKPMRLKQLSESRQLWDQREREAGTCEC comes from the exons ATGGCAATAGAAAACAAACCTGGGGACGAATTTGACACCGTTTTCAGTCAAAATGACTCTTTAGAGCTCGCGTCGCACCGCGATTATGAGCCTGCACAGGCTCGCATCTTCAAGTTAATCGTCATTGGAGATTCAAACGTGGGGAAGACGTGTTTGACTTACAGATTCTGCGGGGGAACTTTCCTGAAAAACCCGGAGGCAACGATCGGGGTCGATTTCAGAGAGAGGACGCTGGATCTCGATGGGGAGATCATCAAG ATCTGGGACACGGCCGGTCAGGAGCGCTTCAGGAAGAGCATGGTGGAGCACTACTACCGCAGCGTCCATGCGGTCATCTTCGTGTACGACGTGACCAGCCTCTCCTCCTTCGAGAGCATCCCCGAGTGGATTGAGGAGTGCCGCCGACACTCTGTGGGGCCCATGGTGCCGCGCATCATGGTGGGCAACAAGTGTGACCTGAGGGACCGCCGGGAGGTCCCCACCTCAACTGCACAGCGTCTTGCTGACAGCTACAACTTCCCACTGTTTGAGACTTCAGCCAAAGACCCTGCTGAGAGGGACAATGTTGATGCTATCTTTCTGACTCTGGCTTATAGACTCAAGAGCCACAAACCCATGAGACTGAAGCAGCTGAGCGAGAGCAGGCAGCTGTGGGACCAGAGAGAGCGGGAAGCAGGAACTTGTGAATGCTGA
- the kbtbd7 gene encoding kelch repeat and BTB domain-containing protein 7, whose product MASALSCFSGPEVLEDVDHARGLMKELKFLYDCRLLGDVTIGVECEEESLEPGGESARGDIDQLFLCSRNVLAAASPYFKSMFTGGLNESMQERVVIRGVDAESMSVIIDYCYTGRVTITESNVQRLYAAANMLQLEYIRKACSGFMSRRLDLSNCVGILKFADTYDNPELKENAQAFIAKNFNQVCNGGELCELDLKQLKELLSLNTLDVDCERKVCSAALQWIEANAPQKREDALQALTCVRWNLFAEKDKCYLEGLMARPLIEKYLASFFHRSAEDSCEMSATLDAPKHRIGVSAKEMILFFGLPNDNIMCCDPYSEDLYFMAPPLQDLSSQDYKRSTMESLIACASPENNLFLASHLSKHFWLYNPVLNSWQELAERPLGRIHSGMGYLNGHVYLLGGRNPVTDARLKEVECYSVQRNQWTFVAPLPHSLGKMQVVALNDHLYVVNKRRMLCYDPKRNRWRHCGSLRRDKLHKACVFQDQIICVCDIPVVKAYSPTRGEWKRLGDIPIDSRALNYQVIQHNNKLLLLTQTLLQHNKNRVLIHEYDPARDTWKNVMAVYVSTFGPVYVSTRVYPACLGSAHSFSTEEDDDSGSSADWDFDGLTDADSDSGSSSSFSDENW is encoded by the coding sequence ATGGCTTCGGCGCTGAGTTGCTTCAGCGGTCCCGAGGTGTTGGAGGACGTGGACCACGCTCGGGGTTTGATGAAAGAGCTGAAATTTCTGTACGACTGCCGGCTGCTCGGGGACGTCACTATCGGGGTCGAGTGTGAAGAGGAGTCGCTGGAGCCCGGCGGAGAGTCGGCCAGAGGTGACATTGACCAACTTTTCCTGTGTAGCCGCAACGTCCTGGCCGCAGCCAGCCCGTACTTCAAAAGCATGTTCACCGGGGGGTTGAACGAGAGCATGCAGGAGAGAGTGGTCATCCGAGGGGTGGACGCTGAGTCCATGTCCGTCATCATCGACTATTGTTACACGGGCAGGGTGACCATCACGGAGAGCAACGTCCAGAGGCTGTACGCAGCGGCCAACATGCTTCAGCTGGAGTACATCAGGAAAGCCTGCTCTGGGTTCATGTCAAGGAGGCTGGACCTCTCCAACTGTGTGGGCATACTGAAGTTTGCAGACACTTATGACAATCCTGAATTGAAGGAGAATGCACAAGCTTTCATAGCTAAGAACTTCAACCAGGTGTGTAATGGAGGAGAGCTGTGCGAGCTGGATTTGAAGCAGCTGAAGGAGTTGCTGTCCCTCAACACTCTGGACGTGGACTGTGAAAGGAAGGTGTGCTCAGCTGCTTTGCAGTGGATAGAGGCCAATGCACCGCAGAAAAGAGAGGATGCACTGCAGGCACTGACGTGTGTGCGCTGGAACCTGTTTGCAGAGAAGGACAAGTGTTACCTGGAGGGCCTCATGGCGAGACCTTTAATTGAGAAATACCTTGCATCTTTCTTCCACAGGTCCGCCGAGGACAGCTGTGAAATGTCTGCAACTCTGGACGCACCAAAACACAGAATAGGTGTGAGTGCAAAAGAGATGATTCTCTTCTTCGGTCTACCCAACGATAACATAATGTGCTGCGACCCTTACTCAGAGGACTTGTATTTCATGGCTCCTCCTTTACAAGACCTGAGCAGTCAGGATTATAAACGGTCCACCATGGAGTCCTTAATCGCCTGTGCTTCACCTGAAAACAACTTGTTCCTAGCCTCCCACCTCTCTAAACACTTCTGGCTGTACAACCCTGTGCTCAACAGCTGGCAGGAGCTGGCAGAGAGACCACTGGGGAGGATACACTCTGGGATGGGCTATCTCAATGGCCATGTGTACCTCCTGGGTGGCAGAAATCCAGTGACAGACGCCCGACTGAAGGAGGTTGAGTGTTACAGCGTCCAGAGGAACCAGTGGACGTTTGTGGCTCCTCTGCCTCATTCTTTGGGTAAAATGCAGGTGGTGGCACTAAATGACCATTTGTATGTGGTGAATAAAAGGAGAATGCTTTGCTACGATCCCAAGAGGAACCGCTGGCGCCACTGTGGCTCACTGAGAAGGGACAAGCTTCACAAGGCCTGCGTGTTTCAGGACCagatcatctgtgtgtgtgacatccCTGTGGTGAAAGCCTACAGCCCCACCAGGGGGGAATGGAAGAGGTTGGGTGACATTCCCATTGACAGCCGTGCTCTAAATTACCAGGTGATCCAGCATAACAACAAGTTGCTCCTCCTCACTCAGACTTTACTGcagcacaacaaaaacagggTCCTTATCCATGAATACGACCCAGCCAGGGACACCTGGAAGAATGTCATGGCTGTGTATGTGTCCACCTTTGGGCCCGTGTATGTTTCAACACGCGTGTACCCTGCATGCCTGGGCTCTGCACACAGCTTCTCTACAGAGGAGGACGACGACAGCGGCTCAAGTGCCGACTGGGACTTTGATGGGTTAACAGACGCAGACTCAGACTCTGGCAGCTCAAGCTCATTCTCAGACGAGAACTGGTGA